Proteins from a single region of Colias croceus chromosome Z, ilColCroc2.1:
- the LOC123705244 gene encoding melatonin receptor type 1B-B-like: protein MHGVGMLNRTSISAVTEYSPVTLSGEWPKVGRLIFMVLLSTIGTILNGFFVASFFVEYSLRRVGFVFLACVGMADLCITACVMPISSVVLLSGEWDNQYVCNAQQFITVSATYCYSLFFLCVAVEDYLRLCCSQAAYDKLVACNTAFITVFIFLLSFTLGAIGVYLDLDYDYCKRVHLGNSYFRVFSTGLFHVLPSVCTIYCLISSYFGVRRRARQQISYKRSLAYGRDSSIAMLNIIAYMLFFSAWMPYLIASIDLRVVSDAKYYNSVWVGVGRSVFTSFMYGILNRNFRRAFAHLFNYCCCKSTLSGPLASRHRREYRQGTSDVRVHIMHQAVSTSSPQRAITSIRETQEL from the exons ATGCATGGGGTGGGCATGCTCAATAGAACATCAATTTCAGCGGTCACCGAATACTCTCCGGTGACCCTCAGCGGGGAATGGCCCAAGGTGGGCCGACTGATATTCATGGTGTTGCTGTCTACCATCGGGACCATCCTCAATGGCTTCTTCGTGGCTTCCTTCTTCGTCGAGTACAGTCTCAGAAGAGTCG GCTTCGTCTTTCTCGCTTGCGTCGGCATGGCAGATTTGTGTATTACTGCTTGCGTGATGCCGATATCGTCCGTGGTACTTCTATCGGGAGAGTGGGACAACCAGTATGTTTGCAACGCACAACAGTTCATTACAGTTTCTGCAACATACTGCTACAGCCTATTCTTTTTG TGCGTGGCAGTTGAAGACTATCTGAGGCTGTGCTGCTCCCAGGCCGCGTACGATAAGCTGGTTGCCTGCAACACCGCTTTCATCACGGTGTTTATCTTTCTCTTGAGCTTCACACTCGGTGCCATTGGCGTGTACTTGGATCTCGACTACGACTATTGTAAGCGCGTCCACCTCGGCAACAGCTACTTCAGAGTCTTTTCAACCGGGCTATTTCACGTTCTACCATCCGTTTGCACCATATACTGTCTGATCTCATCGTACTTCGGAGTCCGCCGTCGCGCTAGGCAACAAATAAGTTACAAGCGCTCCCTTGCTTACGGACGTGACAGCTCTATCGctatgttaaatattattgcatACATGCTATTTTTCTCGGCCTGGATGCCGTATTTGATCGCTTCCATCGATTTACGGGTCGTGAGCGACGCTAAGTACTACAATAGTGTTTGGGTTGGCGTCGGTCGTTCGGTGTTTACGAGCTTTATGTACGGTATCCTGAACCGAAACTTCCGCCGCGCCTTCGCTCACCTATTTAACTATTGCTGCTGTAAGAGCACACTGTCAGGACCGCTCGCGAGCCGCCACCGAAGGGAGTATAGACAAGGGACCAGTGATGTAAGGGTGCACATCATGCACCAGGCGGTTAGCACCAGCTCCCCTCAGCGAGCCATTACTTCCATCCGCGAAACTCAAGAGTTGTAA